The following are encoded together in the Acidovorax sp. KKS102 genome:
- a CDS encoding HIT family protein, whose product MPMFVDTSPPGQCIFCRLVAGEIPCARVYEDALTIAFMDIGQVNPGHVLVATRRHAATLLDITAEEAAAVMQTAQRVAHAVQTVFNPPGLTLLQANGREGDQTVFHFHMHVVPRHAHDGIALSWPRKEPAAHVLQGYAQQLRGALASAPEPGPGSARQ is encoded by the coding sequence ATGCCCATGTTTGTTGACACCTCGCCCCCAGGACAGTGCATTTTCTGCCGCTTGGTGGCTGGCGAAATTCCGTGCGCCAGGGTGTATGAGGACGCCCTGACGATCGCCTTCATGGACATCGGCCAGGTGAACCCCGGCCATGTGCTGGTGGCCACCCGGCGCCACGCCGCCACCTTGCTGGATATCACCGCCGAAGAGGCCGCCGCCGTCATGCAGACAGCCCAGCGCGTCGCCCATGCGGTACAGACCGTTTTCAACCCGCCCGGGCTCACGCTGCTGCAGGCCAATGGCCGCGAAGGCGACCAGACCGTGTTCCATTTCCACATGCACGTAGTGCCACGCCATGCGCACGACGGCATTGCACTGAGCTGGCCCCGCAAGGAACCCGCGGCGCATGTGCTGCAAGGCTACGCGCAGCAGCTGCGCGGCGCTCTGGCGTCTGCGCCAGAGCCAGGGCCAGGCTCCGCCCGTCAGTAG
- a CDS encoding BMP family ABC transporter substrate-binding protein has protein sequence MYKNLATALRAACVSALAGAVFISPVLSQSGATGTTAPKAQPAPPVKAGFVYVTPVTDAGWTHQHEAGRKDVEAAQGSQVKTTFVENVAEGADAERVIRDLAATGHQIIFTPSFGYMEPTLRVAQDFPNVKFESITGYKQAANVATANARYYEGRYLAGIAAGRMSKTGVAGFVAGFPIPEVLQGINAFTLGMRSVNPKATVKVVWLNVWFDPPKERDAAMALFNQDVDVIAFHTGSTAVMAAAQERGKMAVAYHSDMRKTGPDAQIVAVTHQWGAYYTERVRAVQNGTWKSANLWGGVREGMIRVGDFGTRVPAAVQQEVLNAQKAVGAGKLQPFRAGKAPVRDNEGQERIAAGQALSDAQILQMNWLVEGVVGKVSR, from the coding sequence ATGTACAAAAACCTCGCCACCGCACTGCGTGCGGCCTGTGTGAGTGCGCTTGCGGGCGCCGTTTTCATCTCCCCCGTTTTATCCCAGTCCGGCGCCACCGGCACCACCGCCCCCAAGGCGCAGCCAGCCCCGCCTGTCAAGGCCGGCTTTGTCTATGTCACGCCGGTCACCGACGCGGGCTGGACGCACCAGCATGAAGCGGGGCGCAAGGACGTCGAGGCCGCGCAGGGCAGCCAGGTGAAGACCACGTTCGTGGAGAACGTGGCCGAAGGTGCCGATGCCGAGCGCGTGATCCGCGACCTCGCGGCCACGGGCCACCAGATCATCTTCACGCCCAGCTTTGGCTACATGGAGCCCACGCTCCGCGTGGCGCAGGATTTCCCCAACGTGAAGTTCGAATCCATCACCGGCTACAAGCAGGCCGCCAATGTCGCCACCGCCAATGCGCGGTACTACGAGGGCCGCTACCTCGCAGGCATTGCCGCAGGCCGCATGAGCAAGACCGGCGTGGCCGGTTTTGTGGCGGGCTTTCCCATCCCAGAGGTGCTGCAGGGCATCAATGCCTTCACGCTGGGCATGCGCTCGGTCAACCCTAAGGCCACCGTCAAGGTGGTGTGGCTCAACGTGTGGTTCGACCCGCCCAAGGAGCGCGACGCCGCCATGGCGCTGTTCAACCAGGACGTGGATGTGATCGCTTTCCATACGGGCTCCACCGCCGTGATGGCGGCTGCGCAAGAGCGCGGCAAGATGGCCGTGGCCTACCACTCTGACATGCGCAAGACCGGGCCCGATGCCCAGATCGTGGCCGTGACGCACCAGTGGGGCGCCTACTACACCGAGCGCGTGCGCGCTGTGCAAAACGGCACCTGGAAAAGTGCCAACCTGTGGGGCGGCGTGCGCGAGGGCATGATCCGCGTGGGCGACTTTGGTACCCGGGTGCCAGCGGCCGTCCAGCAAGAGGTGCTCAATGCGCAAAAGGCCGTGGGCGCGGGCAAGCTGCAGCCCTTCCGCGCAGGCAAGGCGCCGGTGCGCGACAACGAGGGGCAGGAGCGCATTGCCGCAGGTCAGGCGCTGTCGGATGCACAAATTTTGCAGATGAACTGGCTGGTGGAAGGCGTGGTGGGTAAGGTGTCCCGCTGA
- the guaD gene encoding guanine deaminase — MPVYRSALLRFADDGRALYDEDGLLAIGPDAQGRQRVLAAGAWQTLAPQFAGEPVVHLPGRILAPGFVDMHIHFPQTDVIGSPADGLLPWLENYTFPHESRFVEQDYAGQVAQFFVAELLRNGVTTALAFSTSHPASVDALFAEAQRQHMRLITGKVLQDRHSPDGVRDDTQQSLIDTEALIRRWHGVDRLGYAITPRFAPTSTHEQLRGAGELAARYPDVWIQSHVAENRDEIRWARELFPAARSYLAVYDDFGLMRERAVYAHCIHFDDDDRALMRDTGAVAAVSPTSNLFLGSGFFDYAGADRVGFGYGLASDVGGGTSFSPFHTMLAAYYVGREGQTKQGLSLSPQQLWWQHTAGAAKALGLAGVVGNLQPGCEADFVVLNPEVTPLLARKTRQARNLDELLFALIVLGDDRVVERTVISQAGSNKEGHGA, encoded by the coding sequence ATGCCTGTTTACCGTTCCGCCCTTTTGCGTTTTGCCGATGACGGCCGCGCCCTCTATGACGAAGATGGCCTGCTGGCCATTGGCCCGGATGCCCAGGGCCGCCAGCGGGTGCTGGCAGCCGGTGCCTGGCAGACCCTCGCACCCCAGTTCGCCGGAGAGCCGGTGGTGCATTTGCCGGGGCGCATTCTGGCCCCGGGGTTTGTGGACATGCACATCCACTTTCCGCAGACGGACGTGATCGGCTCGCCCGCCGATGGCCTGCTGCCCTGGCTGGAGAACTACACCTTTCCCCACGAGTCGCGGTTTGTGGAGCAGGACTATGCGGGGCAGGTGGCGCAGTTCTTTGTGGCCGAGCTGCTGCGCAACGGCGTGACCACAGCCCTGGCGTTTTCGACGTCTCACCCCGCGTCGGTGGACGCCTTGTTTGCCGAGGCCCAACGGCAGCACATGCGCCTCATCACCGGCAAGGTGCTGCAAGACCGACACTCGCCCGACGGTGTGCGCGACGACACCCAGCAGAGCCTGATCGACACCGAGGCCCTCATCCGACGCTGGCACGGCGTGGACCGGCTCGGCTACGCCATCACCCCCCGCTTCGCGCCCACCAGCACCCATGAGCAATTGCGCGGGGCGGGCGAGCTGGCTGCGCGCTACCCCGATGTGTGGATCCAGTCCCATGTGGCCGAAAACCGCGACGAAATCCGTTGGGCGCGCGAGCTGTTCCCCGCCGCACGCAGCTATCTGGCCGTGTATGACGACTTCGGCCTCATGCGCGAGCGTGCGGTGTATGCCCACTGCATCCACTTCGACGACGACGACCGGGCGCTGATGCGCGACACCGGCGCGGTGGCTGCGGTCAGCCCCACCAGCAACCTCTTTCTGGGCAGCGGGTTCTTCGACTACGCGGGGGCCGACCGGGTGGGCTTCGGCTACGGCCTGGCCAGCGATGTGGGCGGGGGCACCAGCTTCAGCCCGTTCCACACCATGCTGGCCGCGTACTACGTGGGGCGGGAGGGGCAGACCAAACAGGGCCTGAGCCTGTCGCCCCAGCAACTGTGGTGGCAACACACGGCTGGGGCCGCCAAGGCGCTGGGCCTGGCCGGTGTGGTGGGCAATCTGCAGCCAGGCTGCGAGGCCGATTTTGTGGTGCTGAACCCCGAGGTCACACCGCTTTTGGCGCGCAAGACCCGGCAGGCGCGCAACCTGGATGAGCTTTTGTTTGCGCTGATCGTGCTCGGTGACGACCGCGTGGTGGAGAGGACGGTGATTAGTCAGGCCGGTTCAAACAAAGAAGGCCATGGCGCCTGA